The proteins below come from a single Zea mays cultivar B73 chromosome 8, Zm-B73-REFERENCE-NAM-5.0, whole genome shotgun sequence genomic window:
- the LOC118473174 gene encoding uncharacterized protein, with product MFICLICLLHLPAMFNLQMDLSSYITCFHVLELLLFIAVIITYDIYLSYMLVLFGISICNLFKYVESMSLIPLNLQQSRKPTPIMASSSDVIKPEAFDGASFKRWQIKTRMWLTDLKLFWVVTSAVPQAASDDSDDAAKAAALAEKAKWDEANEACLSRLLNVLSNRLFDVYSRFTSAKGLWTELENEFSEVDNGNESFTTENYLNYKMVEGRSVMEQLQEIQLLVRDLVQYGCVLPDSFQVNAILAKLPPSWRDFVTSRRHMKKQLTLTELSAAINVEERARSSNKLSQQLQAHVVEKGGDRKFQKKKNSPQKNMNQPKSKKMKKKKEDFICYVCGVSGHTARRCKLRKGKGPPPQRKEGNVVVNSTPGDTTAHQS from the exons atgtttatttgtttaatctgccttcttcatctaccTGCCATGTTTAATTTGCAAATGGATTTGAGTAGCTATATTACATGTTTTCATGTcctggaattgctactgttcattgctgttataattacatatgacatttatctgagttatatgcttgttttattcggaattagtaTATGTAATCTATTTAAATATGtagaaagcatgtcacttattcctctaaatttacaacaatccagaaaaccaaCTCCTATTATGGCCTCCAGTTCGgatgtcattaagcctgaagcgttcgacggcgcaagctttaagcgctggcagattaagactcgcatgtggctcactgacctaaaattattttgggtagtgacatcggctgttccccaggctgcatcagatgattctgatgatgcagcgaaggccgccgcactagcggagaaggccaagtgggatgaagccaatgaggcatgtttgtctcgtctgctgaacgtcttgtcgaaccgcttatttgacgtgtaCTCTCGTTTTACCTCCGCCaagggtctatggactgaacttgagaacgagttctctgaagttgacaatggcaatgagtcattcacaacggaaaactacctcaactataaaatggttgagggaaggtctgttatggagcagctacaggagattcaactccttgttagggacttggtccaatatggttgcgtcctaccagacagttttcaggtgaatgcaatactggcaaagctcccgccttcttggcgagactttgtgacttcacgccgccacatgaagaagcaattgactctcactgagttgtcagctgcgattaatgtggaagagcgtgcaaggtccagtaacaagctatcccagcaactccaggctcacgttgttgagaagggtggagatagaaaattccagaagaagaagaactctccacagaagaatatgaaccaacctaagtccaaaaagatgaagaagaaaaaggaggactttatctgctacgtttgtggtgtcTCCGGGCATACAGCTCGGAGATGCAAACTCaggaagggaaaaggtcctccacctcagcgcaaagaagggaacgtggtggttaactccaccccagg ggatacaacagcgcaccagtcttga
- the LOC100191373 gene encoding protein LIKE COV 2 isoform X1, whose protein sequence is MPEEESTSIPLSQAAEAVDPEDPAKSPPRPSSPTTSTRKACCAVLQSWVSRKFMTGCVVLFPVAVTFFITWWFIQFVDGFFSPLYAKLGINIFGLGFLTSLVFIFLVGIFVSSWVGSTIFWVGEWFIKKMPFVRHIYSASKQVSTAISPDQNTTAFKEVAIIRHPRIGEYAFGFITSTVVLQTDKGDEELCSVYVPTNHLYIGDIFLVNSEEVIRPNLSIREGIEIIVSGGMTMPQVIASLEPMPRKSQNIRLNRMT, encoded by the exons ATGCCGGAGGAGGAGTCGACGTCGATCCCGCTCAGCCAGGCGGCGGAGGCCGTCGACCCCGAGGACCCAGCCAAGTCGCCGCCGCGACCCAGCTCGCCCACCACCTCCACACGCAAG GCATGCTGTGCTGTTCTTCAAAGTTGGGTCTCAAGAAAATTTATGACTGGATG TGTAGTCCTTTTCCCTGTTGCAGTCACGTTCTTCATCACATGGTGGTTTATTCAATTTGTTGATGGGTTTTTCAGTCCCCTATATGCAAAACTTGGAATCAACATATTTG GTCTTGGTTTTTTGACTTCTCTGGTATTCATATTTCTGGTTGGAATATTTGTTTCTTCATGGGTTGGTTCAACCATCTTCTGGGTGGGAGAGTGGTTTATAAAGAAAATGCCATTTGTAAGGCATATATATTCAGCGTCAAAGCAAGTCAGCACTGCAATTTCACCAG ATCAAAATACGACAGCTTTCAAAGAAGTTGCAATAATTCGTCATCCACGAATTGGTGAATATGCATTTGGATTCATAACATCAACGGTGGTCCTTCAG ACTGACAAAGGCGACGAAGAACTGTGTAGTGTGTATGTGCCAACAAATCATTTGTACATCGGTGATATATTTCTGGTGAACTCTGAGGAGGTCATAAGACCTAATTTATCTATTCGAGAAGGAATCG AAATAATTGTTTCAGGAGGGATGACCATGCCTCAGGTGATTGCATCACTGGAGCCCATGCCACGGAAAAGCCAGAACATTCGTCTAAATAGAATGACGTGA
- the LOC100281275 gene encoding yip1 domain family member 6, whose product MSHNHGDTIPLHPSSAQSDMDEIESLIHAAPSPATVLPARPPSPTRASIPVSSSPALAPAPVPTKPPLPAASIPISVSVSPVLTSVSVPIGADGFGPPPNTLTEPVWDTVKRDLARIVSNLKLVVFPNPYREDPGKALRDWDLWGPFFFIVFLGLTLSWSASVKKSEVFAVAFAVLAAGAIILTLNVLLLGGHIIFFQSLSLLGYCLFPLDVGALLCMLKDNVILKIVVVTITLAWSSWAAYPFMSAAVNPRRKALALYPVFLMYISVGFLIIAID is encoded by the exons ATGTCGCACAACCACGGCGACACGATCCCGCTCCACCCCTCGTCGGCGCAGTCCGACATGGACGAGATCGAGAGCCTCATCCACGCCGCGCCATCTCCGGCCACCGTTCTCCCCGCGCGGCCACCGTCTCCGACGCGGGCCTCCATTCCCGTATCCTCCTCTCCGGCGTTGGCGCCGGCGCCCGTCCCCACGAAGCCGCCTCTCCCCGCCGCCTCCATTCCGATCTCCGTCTCTGTCTCCCCCGTTCTAACGTCCGTCTCCGTTCCCATCGGCGCTGACGGGTTTGGACCTCCACCCAACACGCTCACAGAGCCGGTATGGGACACCGTAAAGCGAGACTTAGCACGCATCGTCAGCAATCTCAAGCTCGTCGTCTTCCCCAATCCCTACCGCGAGGACCCCGGCAAGGCGCTCAGGGACTGGGACCTGTGGGGTCCCTTCTTCTTCATCGTCTTCCTTGGCCTCACGCTCTCCTGGTCAGCTTCCGTTAAGAAG TCTGAAGTATTTGCTGTTGCATTTGCTGTCCTGGCAGCTGGGGCTATAATTCTGACCTTGAATGTTCTGCTTCTG GGTGGACACATCATCTTCTTCCAAAGCCTTAGTCTTCTTGGTTATTGCCTGTTTCCACTGGACGTTGGTGCTCTACTTTGCATGCTGAAGGACAACGTGATACTTAAGATTGTCGTGGTGACAATCACATTGGCATGGAGCTCCTGGGCTGCCTATCCATTCATGAGTGCTGCTGTTAACCCAAGGAGAAAAGCTCTGGCCCTATATCCTGTCTTCCTCATGTATATCTCAGTTGGTTTCCTCATAATTGCCATTGATTAA